The proteins below come from a single Synechococcus sp. WH 8101 genomic window:
- a CDS encoding TPM domain-containing protein gives MGAQQRLRTLVIGIALTCLLIGGAPAEASDNPELLPDHATPVIDLARAFSDQQRADLETSLDDFEQRSGWKLRVLTQYERTPGLAVKSFWGLDERSLLLVADPRGGNLLNFNVGDAFFALMPRTWWVELQTRYGNQYYVRDNGEDGAILAAIGAVELCLDRGGCQVVPGLPVEQWLWTLTTAVLGGLIAGFAAYPRKEGEVISWSWLLLLSPLWVMLFGVFGIAPVITRTQELLPLLRNGLGFLGGAVAAYLIAGATVGRTRQSSGEA, from the coding sequence ATGGGAGCACAACAGCGCTTGCGCACGTTGGTGATCGGGATCGCGCTGACGTGCCTGCTGATCGGTGGAGCTCCCGCAGAAGCGAGTGACAACCCGGAGCTCCTTCCCGACCATGCCACTCCGGTGATCGATCTGGCCCGAGCCTTCAGCGACCAGCAGCGGGCCGATCTCGAAACCAGCCTCGATGACTTCGAGCAACGCAGCGGCTGGAAATTGCGGGTGCTCACGCAATACGAACGAACGCCCGGACTGGCGGTGAAGTCCTTCTGGGGACTGGATGAACGCAGTCTGCTGCTGGTGGCCGATCCCCGTGGCGGCAACCTGCTCAACTTCAACGTGGGGGATGCGTTCTTCGCCCTGATGCCGCGCACCTGGTGGGTGGAACTGCAAACCCGCTACGGCAATCAGTATTACGTGCGAGACAACGGCGAAGATGGCGCCATTCTGGCCGCGATTGGAGCCGTGGAACTGTGTCTCGATCGCGGCGGCTGCCAGGTGGTTCCCGGTCTGCCAGTGGAACAGTGGCTCTGGACGCTCACAACAGCCGTGCTCGGCGGTTTGATCGCCGGATTCGCCGCCTATCCGCGCAAGGAGGGTGAGGTCATCTCCTGGTCGTGGTTGCTGTTGCTCTCTCCGCTCTGGGTGATGCTGTTTGGTGTGTTCGGCATCGCTCCGGTGATCACCCGAACTCAGGAGCTGCTACCGCTCCTGCGCAATGGCCTGGGATTCCTAGGAGGGGCAGTCGCGGCCTATCTGATTGCCGGAGCCACCGTGGGCCGCACCCGTCAAAGCAGTGGCGAGGCCTGA
- a CDS encoding glycoside hydrolase family 104 protein gives MVSLAPSVCRVLAAAVAGLPVVSMQPSAQAAAVPFPSVESSARSLSVTLPEEPKASALPYIITPERRALLNTIRFAEGTWKGGRDLGYRVMFGGGLMASLDRHPNRVIRSSRYASAAAGAYQFMPFTWDLVKRSIGVQGFGPEAQDQGALFLVQRRKAMGLTDTGVMSPKLAALLAPEWASFPTLRGVSFYGQPVKRFTQLRGFYNVSLAQLRQIRDRRRELLSRREPAEQQQGVGVRRPVCTGPTVLCGL, from the coding sequence ATGGTTTCCCTCGCTCCGTCCGTCTGTCGTGTTCTTGCAGCGGCCGTCGCAGGTTTACCCGTTGTTTCGATGCAGCCTTCTGCTCAGGCTGCTGCCGTTCCCTTCCCTTCCGTTGAGTCTTCGGCTAGATCCCTTTCGGTCACTCTGCCCGAGGAGCCCAAAGCCTCAGCCCTTCCTTACATCATCACGCCTGAGCGCCGCGCCCTGCTGAATACGATCCGTTTTGCTGAGGGCACCTGGAAAGGTGGGCGTGACCTTGGTTACCGCGTCATGTTCGGTGGCGGTCTGATGGCATCGCTTGATCGCCATCCCAATCGCGTGATTCGATCCTCTCGCTATGCCAGCGCTGCCGCTGGGGCGTATCAGTTCATGCCTTTCACCTGGGATCTGGTCAAGCGCAGCATCGGCGTGCAGGGATTCGGTCCAGAAGCTCAGGATCAAGGTGCCCTTTTTCTGGTGCAACGCCGTAAAGCGATGGGCCTCACCGACACCGGTGTGATGAGCCCGAAACTCGCTGCCCTTCTGGCCCCGGAATGGGCCTCCTTCCCCACCCTGCGCGGTGTCAGCTTCTACGGCCAGCCCGTGAAGCGCTTCACCCAGTTGCGTGGCTTCTACAACGTCAGCCTTGCCCAGCTGCGTCAGATTCGCGATCGGCGTCGTGAGTTGCTCAGCCGCCGTGAGCCAGCCGAACAACAGCAAGGCGTGGGCGTGCGCCGACCGGTCTGCACCGGCCCCACCGTGCTCTGCGGCCTCTGA